In one window of Mauremys reevesii isolate NIE-2019 linkage group 22, ASM1616193v1, whole genome shotgun sequence DNA:
- the LOC120388831 gene encoding zinc finger protein 768-like, whose translation MEDDPASPASKAPSPLSCIRMVQAGWSEKEDGAWEQSGSVQDPAMVGSSPGRPGSSPLLCPPSRCQGRHSPASPQDTDGTDQNGAEEEVVSPLCREPPQSPAPGEPQPRRPFRRKHRLYVKLSPGQVTVSPSQDRGQPATSEEPGPSQGKRLRLLRGQASKFRRKKRPLENGHEAGPGDVGPSLPLRQCGGEEGQDPAPEGEEEEQGLALKQEEEERQGLALKREEEKGQGLALELGEEEEKSFGSPRLAGPGTTRPKPDFVQLIDEHGIYSTAKLVLGSTAGELDEGVVLPPHLRRAGPQLEIREVIVDDKPFACSVCEKTFKRAWELFSHEVVHNEERPFHCDLCEASFKRHSDFKSHRLVHTEERPFHCEMCGKKFKRSSNLQEHRRIHTGERPYQCACCDKSFKTPYELQRHMLTHCTEKPFKCGDCGKDFPTSNSLLLHQRQHCDDKPHVCGVCGKKFTYGHSLKVHERVHTGDRPFVCPICGKGFKQSNALSSHERVHTGERPFVCKTCGKAFKQSSYLVIHERSHTGERPYKCEVCQKAFARPSLLLQHHRVHSEERPYKCSFCDKFFKDLAYLTVHEKVHTGETPYKCSVCDKGFAHPSNLLQHQRVHRDG comes from the coding sequence ATGGAGGATGATCCGGCTTCTCCTGCCAGCAAGGCCCCGTCTCCGCTGAGCTGTATCCGGATGGTCCAGGCGGGCTGGTCGGAGAAGGAGGATGGGGCCTGGGAGCAGAGCGGAAGCGTGCAGGATCCAGCGATGGTGGGGAGCTCTCCAGGGCGACCCGGGAGTTCTCCCCTTCTTTGCCCACCCAGCCGGTGCCAAGGGAGGCAtagccctgccagcccccaggaCACTGATGGGACAGACCAGAACGGGGCAGAAGAGGAGGTGGTGTCCCCTCTGTGCCGGGAGCCCCCCCAGTCCCCAGCTCCAGGGGAGCCACAGCCCCGCAGGCCGTTCCGGCGGAAGCACCGGCTGTACGTGAAGCTGTCCCCTGGCCAGGTCACTGTGTCCCCAAGCCAGGACAGGGGGCAGCCAGCCACTTCCGAGGAGCCAGGGCCTTCCCAGGGCAAAAGGCTGCGGCTGCTGCGAGGCCAAGCCAGCAAATTCCGGAGGAAGAAGAGACCCTTGGAGAATGGCCACGAGGCGGGGCCTGGCGACGTGgggccctcccttcccctccgccagtgcggtggggaggaggggcaggacccGGCaccagagggggaggaggaggagcagggcttggcattgaagcaggaggaggaggagaggcagggcctGGCACTGAAgcgggaggaggagaaggggcagggcctagCACTGgaattgggggaggaggaagagaagagttTCGGCtcccccaggctggctgggcctgGTACCACGCGCCCCAAGCCGGACTTTGTGCAGCTGATCGATGAGCACGGGATCTACTCCACAGCCAAGCTGGTGCTGGGCAGCACGGCGGGCGAGCTGGACGAGGGGGTGGTGCTGCCACCGCACCTGAGGCGGGCAGGCCCCCAGCTGGAGATCCGGGAGGTGATCGTGGACGACAAGCCCTTCGCGTGCAGCGTGTGCGAGAAGACCTTCAAGCGGGCCTGGGAGCTGTTCAGCCACGAGGTGGTGCACAACGAGGAGCGGCCCTTCCACTGCGACCTCTGCGAGGCCTCCTTCAAGCGCCACTCGGACTTCAAGAGCCACCGGCTGGTGCACACCGAGGAGCGTCCCTTCCACTGCGAGATGTGCGGCAAGAAGTTCAAACGCTCGTCCAACCTCCAGGAGCACCGGCGCATTCACACCGGCGAGCGCCCCTACCAGTGCGCCTGCTGCGACAAGAGCTTCAAGACGCCCTACGAGCTGCAGCGCCACATGCTCACCCACTGCACCGAGAAGCCCTTCAAATGCGGCGACTGCGGGAAGGACTTCCCCACCTCCAACTCTCTGCTGCTGCATCAGCGCCAGCACTGCGACGACAAGCCCCACGTCTGCGGCGTCTGCGGCAAGAAGTTCACCTACGGCCACAGCCTCAAGGTGCACGAGCGGGTTCACACCGGTGACCGGCCCTTTGTCTGCCCCATCTGCGGCAAGGGCTTCAAGCAGTCCAACGCCCTCTCCTCGCATGAGCGGGTGCACACTGGTGAGCGCCCCTTCGTCTGCAAGACCTGCGGCAAGGCCTTCAAGCAGTCGTCCTACTTGGTGATCCACGAGCGCTCGCACACGGGCGAGCGGCCCTACAAGTGCGAGGTGTGCCAGAAGGCCTTCGCCCggccctcgctgctgctgcagcaccacCGGGTGCACAGTGAGGAGCGCCCCTACAAGTGCAGCTTCTGTGACAAGTTCTTCAAGGACCTGGCTTACCTGACAGTGCATGAGAAGGTGCACACGGGCGAGACCCCCTACAAGTGCAGTGTCTGCGACAAGGGCTTTGCCCACCCCTCCAacctgctgcagcaccagcgtgTGCACCGCGATGGCTGA